A single genomic interval of Hydrogenispora ethanolica harbors:
- a CDS encoding carbohydrate ABC transporter permease, with protein sequence MVYPLIWLFFASFKENTELFSSLQLLPKHFVWSSYPDGWQGAGQYTYTTFFGNSLWMVGWTVFFTLVSSILVAYGFSRFDFPCKKFLFMLMISTLMLPNAVIIIPRYILFKNFGWLDGYLPFIIPAAFACYPFFIFMLIQFFRGLPKELDESAELDGCNPLMTLTHILMPLSKPALFSAGIFQFMWTWNDFLNSLIYINSIRKFTVSLALRMAIDTTGGVTWNQIFAMSVVAVMPLVLIFFFAQKYFVEGIATTGLKG encoded by the coding sequence ATGGTTTATCCGTTGATTTGGCTTTTTTTCGCCTCGTTTAAGGAAAATACCGAGCTGTTCTCTTCCCTGCAACTGTTGCCCAAACATTTCGTATGGTCCTCTTACCCGGACGGATGGCAGGGCGCCGGACAGTATACCTATACGACGTTTTTCGGAAATTCCTTGTGGATGGTCGGGTGGACCGTCTTTTTCACCTTGGTCTCCAGCATCCTGGTGGCCTACGGGTTTTCCCGGTTCGACTTTCCGTGCAAAAAGTTTCTGTTCATGCTGATGATTTCCACCTTGATGCTTCCCAATGCCGTGATCATTATTCCGCGTTATATTTTGTTTAAAAATTTCGGTTGGCTGGACGGCTACTTGCCGTTCATTATTCCGGCGGCGTTTGCGTGTTATCCCTTCTTTATTTTTATGCTGATTCAGTTCTTTCGGGGGCTCCCCAAAGAATTGGATGAATCGGCGGAATTGGATGGTTGCAACCCGCTGATGACGCTCACCCATATTCTCATGCCGCTTTCCAAGCCGGCGCTGTTTTCAGCGGGGATTTTCCAGTTTATGTGGACTTGGAATGACTTTTTGAACTCCCTGATCTATATCAACAGCATCCGTAAATTCACCGTATCGCTGGCATTACGGATGGCGATCGATACCACGGGCGGCGTAACCTGGAACCAGATCTTCGCGATGTCGGTCGTAGCGGTGATGCCGCTGGTGCTGATCTTCTTTTTTGCGCAGAAGTATTTCGTCGAGGGCATTGCGACGACCGGATTAAAAGGCTAG
- a CDS encoding extracellular solute-binding protein, with amino-acid sequence MKRSFRMIAILLMGMLLLLPSLAERQPAAAKDAPVTLRFCWWGSDPRHKATLNALNAYMKKNPHVKIEAEYMGYDGYYKKLLTQLAGGTAPDVMQLDTQWTSELTTQGDFFLDLNRYKTRINTKVFSKALIKDFCLVGNKMIGVPAGVSVVTMLCNKEFFDKYKIPANTVWTWDKLLEYGKKVHDQNKNDYLISGDIDIINRLIVRPYLSQKTGDVWIRNDYSIAFDKKLLAETLKYLSELYKTGTMEPFGESSAFVGKTEQNIRWIGGNIGMAFALTSTISQMKSTAPAGRKFFAAALPMHKNAKQSGNPQRPSQLLAINKSTRNAAEAVKFLNWFVNDREASLILGDSRSTPASSVARKALVDGAKIDPLIADALDYANKKPGKSWGPLTENSEISQINKDAIEKMIFDKLTPDQAADEILKGYKAKLNELKSSQR; translated from the coding sequence TTGAAAAGAAGCTTTCGGATGATCGCCATATTGTTGATGGGAATGCTTTTGCTGCTGCCCTCGCTGGCTGAGCGGCAGCCCGCCGCCGCCAAGGATGCGCCGGTTACCTTGCGCTTTTGCTGGTGGGGCAGCGATCCGCGCCATAAAGCGACCCTCAATGCCCTGAACGCGTACATGAAAAAGAATCCCCATGTCAAGATTGAAGCGGAGTATATGGGTTACGACGGATACTACAAAAAACTCCTGACTCAGCTGGCCGGGGGAACCGCTCCCGATGTCATGCAACTGGATACGCAATGGACCTCGGAATTGACGACCCAGGGCGATTTCTTCCTGGATTTAAACCGCTATAAAACCCGGATAAACACCAAAGTTTTCAGTAAAGCATTGATAAAAGATTTTTGCTTGGTCGGTAACAAAATGATCGGCGTCCCGGCGGGAGTCTCCGTAGTCACCATGCTTTGCAACAAAGAATTTTTCGATAAATATAAGATTCCGGCCAATACGGTATGGACCTGGGATAAGTTGCTGGAGTACGGCAAGAAAGTGCATGATCAAAACAAGAATGACTACTTGATCTCCGGCGATATCGATATTATCAACCGGCTGATCGTCCGCCCCTATCTGTCCCAGAAAACAGGGGATGTATGGATCCGCAATGATTATTCCATCGCTTTCGATAAAAAATTACTCGCCGAAACGTTAAAGTATCTCTCCGAACTCTATAAAACCGGCACGATGGAACCCTTCGGGGAAAGCAGCGCCTTTGTCGGAAAGACCGAGCAGAATATCCGCTGGATCGGCGGCAATATCGGCATGGCGTTTGCACTGACCTCGACCATTAGCCAGATGAAGTCCACCGCCCCGGCGGGACGTAAATTCTTTGCCGCCGCGTTACCGATGCATAAAAACGCGAAACAGTCGGGGAACCCGCAACGGCCTTCCCAATTGCTGGCCATCAATAAGTCCACCCGCAACGCGGCCGAAGCGGTGAAATTTTTAAATTGGTTTGTCAATGACCGCGAAGCGTCCTTGATTTTAGGCGACAGCCGTTCCACGCCGGCTTCGAGTGTCGCCCGGAAAGCCCTGGTGGATGGGGCTAAAATCGACCCGCTCATCGCCGACGCCTTGGATTATGCCAACAAAAAACCGGGTAAATCTTGGGGACCCCTGACTGAAAACAGCGAGATCTCCCAGATTAACAAGGATGCCATCGAAAAGATGATCTTCGACAAACTCACCCCGGATCAAGCCGCGGATGAGATTCTCAAGGGTTACAAAGCGAAACTGAATGAATTGAAATCCAGTCAACGCTAG
- a CDS encoding carbohydrate ABC transporter permease yields MHTARGVSKKQFNRSLWGLLFISPWLIGFLVFQLYPLLASLVYSFTDFSILKKPVFIGFDNYIRMFTQDAHFWGSLKATLIYALISVPSKLIFALLIAMILNLKLKLINFFRTAYYLPSIMGGSVAIAILWRFLFMKSGIINRMLAIVGIPAIDWLGSPNVALITISLLVVWQFGSSMVLFLAGLKQIPEDLYEAGRIDGAGRIRLFFNITLPMLTPIIFFNLIMQSINALQEFTGAFVITNGGPMYATYLFGLKIYDDGFQFLKMGYASALSWVLFAIMMIFTALLFKSSNAWVHYEDGGDQQ; encoded by the coding sequence ATGCATACTGCGCGGGGAGTATCCAAAAAGCAATTCAACCGAAGCCTTTGGGGGTTGCTATTCATTTCCCCCTGGCTCATCGGGTTTTTGGTATTTCAATTATACCCTCTGCTGGCTTCTTTGGTATATTCATTCACGGACTTCAGCATTTTAAAAAAACCGGTTTTTATCGGGTTTGACAATTACATCCGGATGTTTACCCAGGATGCCCATTTTTGGGGTTCGTTAAAAGCTACCTTAATCTATGCGCTCATCTCTGTGCCGTCCAAGCTGATTTTCGCGTTATTGATCGCCATGATCCTGAATTTGAAACTGAAACTGATCAATTTTTTCCGCACCGCTTACTATCTTCCCTCAATTATGGGAGGGAGCGTGGCCATTGCCATTTTGTGGCGGTTTCTCTTTATGAAGAGCGGGATCATCAACCGGATGTTAGCTATCGTGGGAATTCCGGCCATTGATTGGCTGGGGAGCCCGAATGTCGCCCTGATAACCATCAGTCTGCTGGTGGTATGGCAGTTTGGCTCTTCGATGGTGCTGTTTCTGGCGGGATTGAAACAAATCCCGGAAGATCTTTATGAAGCGGGCCGCATTGACGGTGCCGGCCGGATTCGCCTATTCTTCAACATCACCCTGCCCATGCTGACGCCGATCATCTTCTTTAATCTGATTATGCAATCGATCAATGCGTTGCAGGAGTTCACCGGGGCGTTTGTAATCACCAACGGCGGACCGATGTACGCAACCTATTTGTTCGGATTAAAAATCTACGACGACGGTTTTCAATTCCTAAAGATGGGCTATGCGTCGGCGCTTTCTTGGGTGCTGTTTGCGATCATGATGATCTTTACGGCGCTGCTCTTCAAGTCTTCCAACGCATGGGTGCATTATGAAGACGGAGGTGATCAGCAATGA